Proteins from one Cystobacter ferrugineus genomic window:
- a CDS encoding SRPBCC family protein — protein sequence MTEPPARTRSTRVSRIIKAPREAIYRAFLEPEAVAAWLRPPDMLARVHEFDPREGGRFRMSLSYKNPAASPRGKTSEDTDTYQGRFAQLVPYEKIVELIEFESRDAAFAGEMKFTALLADTGEGTEVSLICEDIPPGISLEDNELGSSLSLQNLAAFIE from the coding sequence ATGACTGAACCCCCTGCCAGGACGAGAAGCACGCGCGTTTCGCGAATCATCAAGGCGCCACGTGAGGCCATCTACCGGGCCTTCCTCGAGCCCGAAGCGGTGGCCGCGTGGCTCCGGCCGCCCGACATGCTGGCGCGCGTGCACGAATTCGACCCGCGTGAAGGCGGCAGGTTCCGAATGTCGCTGTCCTACAAGAATCCAGCGGCTTCACCCCGGGGCAAGACCTCCGAGGACACGGACACGTACCAGGGAAGATTCGCCCAACTGGTCCCGTACGAGAAGATCGTGGAGCTCATCGAGTTCGAATCGCGAGACGCCGCGTTCGCGGGCGAGATGAAGTTCACGGCCCTCCTCGCCGACACCGGGGAGGGAACCGAGGTCTCCTTGATCTGCGAGGACATACCGCCGGGCATCAGTCTCGAGGACAACGAACTGGGCTCGAGCCTGTCACTCCAGAACCTCGCGGCTTTCATCGAGTGA
- a CDS encoding tetratricopeptide repeat protein: MGRSARVPEAIEFFKLNVEMFPTAANCYDSLGEAYAASGDKALAIQNYRRSLELNPKNANAEKVLERLEQPTAPKPGSREMP; the protein is encoded by the coding sequence ATGGGTCGGTCCGCGCGCGTGCCGGAGGCCATCGAGTTCTTCAAGCTCAACGTGGAGATGTTCCCCACCGCCGCCAACTGCTACGACAGTCTCGGCGAGGCCTATGCGGCCAGCGGCGACAAGGCGCTGGCCATCCAGAACTACCGCCGCTCCCTGGAGCTGAACCCCAAGAACGCGAACGCGGAGAAGGTCCTCGAGCGGCTCGAGCAACCCACCGCGCCCAAACCTGGGTCGCGGGAGATGCCATGA
- a CDS encoding HEAT repeat domain-containing protein produces the protein MHDPEVPWTRLAQLEARALAHAEALHAGNAAGLPHARELLAEDEADRVRASVYALALQGSKGVDEVVQSLADAPKELLSAWFEALALVPHSAVAVGLHGLLRSPRPEVRASAVYWLGWRREGEAALLLPLLSEPHPLVRMAAALALARRRHYPALQNLAQEALQFAGGAHPSCLGTCPAYPPTCGLRA, from the coding sequence ATGCATGACCCGGAGGTGCCCTGGACTCGGTTGGCACAGTTGGAGGCACGCGCCCTGGCTCATGCCGAAGCCCTGCATGCTGGAAATGCGGCAGGCCTGCCCCATGCACGAGAACTGCTGGCCGAGGACGAGGCGGACCGCGTGCGTGCCTCTGTCTATGCTCTAGCCCTGCAAGGATCCAAGGGAGTGGATGAGGTTGTCCAATCTCTGGCCGATGCACCCAAGGAGCTACTCTCTGCTTGGTTCGAGGCCCTGGCCCTGGTGCCCCACTCCGCCGTTGCGGTTGGCCTGCATGGCCTGTTGCGTTCACCCCGCCCGGAGGTACGTGCCTCCGCCGTTTACTGGCTGGGTTGGAGGCGCGAGGGTGAAGCGGCACTCCTGCTGCCGCTGCTATCGGAGCCCCACCCTCTTGTGCGAATGGCCGCCGCGCTTGCACTGGCGCGGCGGCGCCACTACCCAGCCCTACAAAACCTGGCTCAAGAAGCCTTACAGTTCGCTGGAGGTGCGCACCCGAGCTGCTTGGGAACTTGCCCTGCGTACCCACCAACCTGTGGACTTCGAGCCTGA
- a CDS encoding DUF2169 family type VI secretion system accessory protein, with protein MCRRALRIAARGSLDYRAPTGERGAAPSPPGGRILGEPACSSLRLEGQLVYSRPGTDVYVTGHAWAPQGKPTKEGVVGVRVGSCRKVARVFGPRVWQQGLWGVRPSAPLPYEQVPLRWERSVGGEREPCNPVGCGLYGSAREAVNKPLPNVEDVEQLLESPTQQVVPVGFGPVARHWELRRRYAGTYDAHWVERRAPLWPRDFDERFFQAAAPGLNVASRLKGGEEVVLEGLSPDGRREFLLPRWRLGLESHFRQRIVRRELVLDGVHLEPDEGVVTLLWRAAVPAHRELAEYEFSRVRELAQGEVLS; from the coding sequence GTGTGTCGCAGGGCGCTTCGTATTGCCGCCCGCGGGTCACTCGACTACCGAGCCCCTACGGGTGAGCGAGGAGCAGCACCCTCCCCCCCGGGTGGACGAATACTGGGGGAGCCAGCTTGCTCGAGCCTGCGCCTTGAGGGGCAGCTGGTGTACTCGCGCCCGGGAACGGACGTGTACGTTACCGGCCACGCTTGGGCTCCTCAGGGGAAACCGACGAAGGAGGGAGTGGTGGGGGTGAGGGTGGGCTCCTGCCGCAAGGTGGCCCGTGTCTTCGGCCCCCGAGTGTGGCAGCAGGGGCTGTGGGGAGTGCGACCCTCCGCGCCGCTGCCCTACGAGCAAGTGCCGTTGCGCTGGGAGAGGAGCGTGGGAGGTGAGCGCGAGCCGTGCAATCCCGTGGGGTGTGGTCTGTATGGCTCGGCGCGGGAGGCGGTGAACAAGCCGCTGCCCAACGTGGAGGACGTGGAGCAACTGTTGGAAAGCCCCACGCAGCAGGTGGTGCCGGTAGGCTTCGGCCCGGTGGCGCGGCATTGGGAGCTGCGGCGCCGGTACGCGGGCACGTATGACGCGCATTGGGTGGAGCGGCGCGCGCCGCTGTGGCCCCGAGACTTCGACGAGCGCTTCTTCCAGGCCGCGGCGCCGGGGTTGAACGTAGCGAGCCGGTTGAAGGGGGGCGAAGAGGTGGTGCTGGAAGGTCTGTCCCCAGATGGGCGGCGGGAGTTCCTGCTACCGCGCTGGAGGCTGGGGCTGGAGAGTCACTTCAGGCAGCGGATCGTCCGGCGGGAATTGGTGCTGGATGGGGTGCACCTGGAGCCGGACGAAGGGGTGGTGACACTGCTGTGGCGTGCAGCGGTACCGGCGCACCGGGAACTGGCGGAGTACGAGTTCAGCCGGGTGCGTGAGCTGGCCCAAGGGGAGGTGCTGTCATGA
- a CDS encoding response regulator produces MRTILLVDDEQDLLDLFREVLEQMDYRVIEAHDGREALSIARQNPPELVVTDWMMPRMDGLELCHQLHADERLHEIPIIIHSSSGDPHAPGARFVPKSSPLEEFEGLVRRVLAHSDARRQTPPAKAPRNSCSTRTTLLFGLGDTACSTAH; encoded by the coding sequence ATGCGCACGATTCTCCTGGTTGACGATGAACAAGATCTGCTCGACCTCTTCCGGGAGGTGCTGGAGCAGATGGATTACCGGGTGATCGAGGCGCACGACGGACGTGAGGCCCTGTCCATCGCCCGGCAAAATCCACCGGAACTGGTGGTGACGGATTGGATGATGCCCCGTATGGACGGGCTGGAGTTGTGCCATCAACTCCACGCCGACGAGCGCCTGCACGAAATTCCCATCATCATCCACAGTTCCTCGGGAGACCCCCACGCTCCGGGCGCCCGGTTCGTGCCCAAGAGTTCTCCCCTGGAAGAGTTCGAGGGCCTGGTGCGCCGGGTGCTCGCCCACTCCGACGCCCGGCGCCAGACGCCACCGGCCAAGGCTCCTCGCAACTCATGTTCAACACGAACCACGCTCCTCTTCGGACTGGGTGACACCGCATGTTCCACGGCACATTGA
- a CDS encoding SMI1/KNR4 family protein — MTTKIEDVVRFILDLWPSSRTPLRGSSMDEIRRLEAIQGRALPESYKEFLAHVGHERDGLAWEHIDFRSGAIEKFMTRSRRLSLVPRRYMLVGRDLTESELEYFLDLGMGPDTEPPIVRVPVINLEEALEPEDERIHPDATGLAEMLFREAYYDLRVEPLQHVSLLSDVRGEDPPKGRVEEVLSELGLSRHPLSGPWVQGYESDEGIIEVRWLGGKGLQLITASDDKGWVSKTGKELRSRLPVALI; from the coding sequence ATGACCACCAAAATAGAAGATGTTGTGCGGTTCATTCTTGACCTTTGGCCTTCGTCGCGGACGCCGCTGCGGGGTTCTTCAATGGACGAGATCCGTCGATTGGAGGCCATTCAAGGACGTGCGCTGCCAGAGTCTTACAAGGAGTTCCTGGCACATGTTGGGCACGAGCGCGACGGTCTGGCCTGGGAGCACATTGATTTCAGGTCAGGTGCAATTGAAAAATTCATGACACGATCTCGTCGCTTGAGTCTGGTGCCGCGGAGATATATGCTTGTCGGGCGAGATCTGACTGAATCGGAGCTTGAGTACTTCCTTGATCTGGGGATGGGCCCCGACACCGAGCCTCCGATCGTTCGCGTGCCTGTCATCAACCTCGAGGAGGCGCTGGAGCCAGAAGACGAGAGAATACATCCAGATGCAACAGGTCTGGCGGAAATGCTTTTTCGCGAGGCATACTATGACCTGCGCGTCGAGCCCTTGCAGCACGTGTCCTTGCTCTCCGATGTGAGGGGGGAGGACCCACCCAAGGGACGAGTCGAGGAGGTGCTGTCAGAGTTGGGCTTGAGCAGACATCCACTTTCTGGCCCCTGGGTCCAAGGCTATGAGTCTGATGAAGGGATCATTGAGGTAAGGTGGCTCGGCGGAAAGGGGCTTCAACTCATCACCGCTTCGGACGACAAGGGGTGGGTCTCAAAAACAGGCAAGGAGCTGCGCAGCAGGCTGCCGGTTGCGTTGATCTGA
- a CDS encoding Dyp-type peroxidase, with translation MATAAFLLLKIQDAGPFRAWLREILKGELTTAAEIPTERLERWTACMNVAFTWHGLKALGLDKDALQTFPFEFRKGMAGRAHVLGDTGTSAPEHWEFGGTRPGGPRDEDIHVLLMLYARNEEELCARLVRQRTLFAKAGVQELYCQRAAHPRDKHGQLTSREPFGFEDGVSQPVIQGFRKHERPSEDYDSPIAAGEFILGHDNEYQEKPLSPTVHESRDSLGRLNAAAQAGRKDLGLDGSYLVLRKLQQDVDGFNAFVEQKSKELTDGCPQDDEKKKEWLKAKLMGRWSNGAPLKPDQLEAPEPGPHGHSNAFTYSEDDAAGLGCPMTSHIRRANPRDSLAPEPGLSKLVSRRHRLLRRGIPYRCEPQTENTSPEQGLIFIALNAQLGRQFEFVQQSWLHNEKFGRLYDERDPVSSNQESGVMTIPMKPLRRCVTGIQSFVTMKGGGYFFMPGVSALEFLAHLEPTTD, from the coding sequence ATGGCGACCGCCGCCTTCCTGCTGTTGAAGATCCAGGACGCAGGTCCGTTCCGGGCGTGGCTTCGGGAGATCCTGAAGGGGGAACTCACGACAGCGGCGGAGATCCCCACTGAGCGGCTCGAGCGGTGGACCGCGTGCATGAACGTGGCGTTCACCTGGCACGGCCTGAAGGCCCTCGGCCTGGACAAGGACGCGCTCCAGACGTTCCCCTTCGAGTTCCGCAAGGGCATGGCCGGCCGGGCCCATGTGCTCGGAGATACCGGAACGAGCGCCCCCGAACATTGGGAGTTCGGCGGCACGCGTCCCGGAGGACCGCGCGACGAAGACATCCATGTATTGCTGATGCTCTATGCCCGGAACGAGGAGGAGCTATGCGCCCGGCTGGTCCGCCAACGGACGCTGTTCGCGAAGGCCGGTGTTCAAGAGCTCTACTGCCAGCGCGCCGCCCACCCGAGGGACAAGCACGGCCAGCTCACCTCCCGTGAGCCCTTCGGCTTCGAGGATGGGGTCTCCCAGCCGGTGATCCAGGGGTTCAGGAAACATGAGCGCCCTTCCGAGGACTACGACAGCCCCATCGCCGCGGGTGAATTCATCCTGGGTCATGACAATGAATATCAAGAGAAGCCGCTCTCGCCGACCGTCCACGAGAGCAGGGATTCTCTCGGCCGGCTCAACGCGGCGGCGCAGGCGGGGCGCAAGGACCTGGGTCTCGACGGCTCCTATCTCGTGCTGCGCAAGCTCCAGCAGGACGTCGATGGCTTCAACGCGTTCGTGGAGCAGAAGAGCAAGGAACTCACCGACGGCTGCCCCCAGGACGACGAGAAGAAGAAGGAATGGCTGAAGGCCAAGCTCATGGGGCGCTGGTCCAATGGCGCTCCCTTGAAGCCGGATCAACTCGAAGCCCCCGAGCCAGGCCCCCATGGGCACTCCAACGCGTTCACCTACAGCGAGGACGATGCCGCGGGCCTGGGCTGCCCGATGACCTCCCACATCCGACGCGCCAACCCGCGCGACTCGCTCGCGCCCGAGCCGGGTTTGTCCAAGCTGGTGAGCCGGCGGCATCGGCTCCTCCGCCGAGGCATCCCCTACCGTTGTGAGCCCCAGACGGAGAACACCTCCCCGGAACAGGGGCTGATCTTCATCGCGCTCAACGCCCAGCTCGGGCGGCAGTTCGAGTTCGTCCAGCAAAGCTGGTTGCACAACGAGAAATTCGGGCGGCTGTACGATGAGCGGGATCCCGTCTCGTCGAACCAGGAAAGCGGCGTGATGACCATCCCCATGAAGCCGCTGCGGCGGTGCGTGACGGGCATCCAGAGCTTCGTGACCATGAAGGGCGGAGGCTATTTCTTCATGCCCGGCGTCAGCGCCTTGGAGTTCCTGGCGCACCTGGAGCCCACCACGGATTGA
- a CDS encoding sensor histidine kinase — protein sequence MKMHSKVMVVAAMGAVLVASASALSRQPAFVASVSLMVVSLMGVWATLHGQPLRRAYGLEEEGTGLGEFSRWTPVSLGAGLSRVVEAGSETRRRDAELEKTVRQRTSELELANARLGEQLRQVQVARARRIATERWGALHQLSVGLSHELSEPLTILLGNIDYVHLQLGLPGASCPEAQLMMSEALADARHVAERIRRIAADLESLSVPADLEDGPVDVVATLRGAMEKVSLESEGRARWVSVLHAVPRVRGDRARLHQVFQHLFTHAAREFPLEGEAPMPLQLSVRMSNASRVVVEMSAGKGIPEENPERVFQPFVAPRPTGVGTGLELAVCHRLVTAIGGELSVHGEPGRGSFFRVELPTFQDA from the coding sequence ATGAAGATGCACTCCAAGGTGATGGTGGTCGCGGCGATGGGGGCTGTCCTGGTGGCCAGCGCGAGTGCTCTTTCCCGCCAGCCGGCGTTCGTCGCCAGTGTCAGCCTCATGGTGGTGAGCCTGATGGGGGTGTGGGCGACGCTGCACGGGCAGCCGCTGCGCCGGGCGTATGGGTTGGAGGAGGAGGGGACGGGGCTGGGCGAGTTCTCGCGGTGGACGCCCGTGAGCCTTGGAGCCGGGCTCTCGCGAGTGGTGGAGGCCGGGAGTGAGACGCGCCGCCGGGACGCCGAGCTGGAGAAGACGGTCCGGCAGCGGACGTCCGAGCTGGAGCTGGCCAACGCGCGGCTCGGCGAGCAGTTGCGGCAGGTCCAGGTCGCGCGGGCGCGGCGGATCGCCACCGAGCGGTGGGGAGCGCTCCACCAACTGTCGGTGGGGCTGAGCCATGAGCTGAGTGAGCCGCTCACCATCCTCCTGGGCAACATCGACTACGTCCATTTGCAGCTTGGGCTGCCGGGGGCGAGCTGCCCGGAGGCGCAGTTGATGATGAGCGAGGCGCTCGCCGATGCGCGCCACGTGGCCGAGCGCATCCGCCGCATCGCGGCGGACCTCGAGAGTCTCTCCGTGCCGGCGGATCTGGAGGACGGCCCGGTGGATGTCGTGGCCACCCTGCGCGGGGCGATGGAGAAGGTGTCGCTCGAGAGCGAGGGACGGGCGCGGTGGGTGTCGGTGTTGCACGCGGTGCCGCGGGTGCGGGGCGACCGGGCACGGCTGCACCAGGTGTTCCAGCACCTGTTCACCCACGCGGCCCGTGAGTTTCCGCTGGAAGGGGAGGCGCCGATGCCGCTCCAGCTCTCCGTGCGGATGTCCAATGCCTCGCGGGTCGTCGTGGAGATGAGCGCGGGCAAAGGCATTCCCGAGGAGAACCCGGAGCGCGTCTTCCAGCCGTTCGTCGCCCCGCGGCCCACGGGAGTGGGCACGGGCCTGGAGCTGGCGGTGTGCCATCGCCTCGTCACCGCGATCGGTGGTGAGTTGTCCGTGCACGGCGAGCCGGGCCGTGGCTCCTTCTTCCGCGTGGAGCTGCCGACGTTCCAGGACGCCTGA